The Heyndrickxia vini genome contains a region encoding:
- a CDS encoding type I restriction endonuclease subunit R — protein MAVDTSEKGFETNIEISLIANGYKKRVLEGEASASFKQHAIDVEELFAFLEDTQEKRMRTLEKSYGPSYKEEVLKRIKDQLHKRGLVECLRKGIKDRGVTLQLAYNKPPTDMNKTLNEQYGKNRFNVARQVYYSDKHNNSLDMVLFLNGLPLVVMELKNPLTNQTVEHAMKQLKTDRDPREQLFKFNERVAVYFAVDPDEVFMTTKLDKDKTYFLPFNKGNNGGKGNPLTYGDNYRTHYLWEEILAPDSLLDILYRFIFIKKDDIKDSNGETIGERQMLIFPRFHQLDVVRKLEADVAQKLVGHNYLIQHSAGSGKTNSISWLAHRLAKLHNEDNESIFSSVIVITDRRVLDKQLQDAVYQLEHKAGMVEPIDKDSEQLARAINNETRIIITTLQKFPFILEKVAGLERKKYAVIIDEAHSSQGGKASTALTNVLSDKTLEAAYEEDRIAEENLDDVDEKIVEAIMKSGKQDNVSFFAFTATPKPKTLEKFGTIGIDGKPAAFHQYTMRQAIEEGFILDVLENYTTYKTFWKIAKTVDDDPEVSKKQATKKLAQYVSLHPHSIAQKTEIIIEHYRNFVQRKIGGRAKAMVVTASRLHAVRYKMAFDKYINEMGYDDLKTVVAFSGTVKDGEINYTEPEMNQFSEKELPEKFNSDEYKVLLVAEKYQTGFDEPLLHTMYVDKPLSGIKAVQTLSRLNRTCPGKDDTFVLDFVNDPEDIKASFQPYYESTSLSEISDPNILYDMQAELEPYQVFTEDEVQKVNKLEVTGGVKKSTKAQTELNAVLDKGVERFKKLSGEEQFAFKQVATKFTRTYGFVLQVVTFIDLDLHKQYIYLTYLLRKLPRDRGDKDVYLADDVALEYYRNQKVFEGSIELEKMGGVELDPQKHGAGGAPEDEKVRLSSILEKLNERFGTQFTETDLLSREQVKEDMLNDEDIRQKAKNNTKENFKFAFEKSFMDFVIDRMSSNQEFFMKILENDEFKTVIMEDMMDEVYGVVNS, from the coding sequence ATGGCAGTGGATACTTCAGAAAAAGGTTTTGAAACAAATATTGAAATATCATTAATTGCGAATGGTTATAAAAAGCGTGTGCTTGAAGGAGAGGCGAGTGCTTCTTTCAAACAACATGCAATCGACGTAGAGGAGTTATTTGCTTTTTTAGAGGATACGCAGGAAAAACGTATGCGTACGTTAGAGAAATCGTATGGTCCTTCTTATAAAGAAGAAGTATTGAAACGTATTAAAGACCAGCTGCATAAACGAGGCTTGGTTGAATGTTTACGTAAAGGGATTAAAGACCGTGGTGTGACATTACAGCTTGCGTACAATAAGCCACCAACGGATATGAATAAAACATTAAATGAGCAGTATGGTAAAAACCGCTTTAACGTCGCTCGTCAAGTGTACTACAGTGATAAGCATAACAATAGCTTAGATATGGTGCTATTTTTAAACGGTTTGCCGCTTGTTGTGATGGAACTGAAAAATCCATTAACAAATCAAACAGTTGAACATGCGATGAAGCAATTAAAGACGGACCGTGATCCACGAGAGCAGCTGTTCAAGTTTAATGAGCGTGTTGCAGTTTATTTTGCAGTTGACCCAGATGAAGTATTTATGACAACAAAGCTTGATAAAGATAAAACCTACTTCCTACCTTTTAACAAAGGCAATAATGGTGGGAAAGGTAATCCGTTAACTTACGGTGACAATTATCGTACGCATTATTTATGGGAAGAAATTTTAGCCCCAGATAGCTTGCTCGACATTTTATACCGCTTCATCTTTATTAAGAAAGACGACATTAAAGATTCAAACGGTGAAACAATTGGTGAGCGTCAAATGCTTATTTTCCCCCGTTTCCATCAGTTAGATGTTGTACGAAAGTTAGAAGCAGATGTTGCACAAAAACTTGTCGGTCATAATTATTTAATTCAGCACTCTGCGGGATCGGGTAAGACGAACTCGATTTCATGGCTTGCACACCGTTTAGCGAAACTACATAACGAGGACAATGAATCAATTTTTAGTAGTGTAATCGTAATTACTGATCGTCGAGTGTTAGATAAGCAATTGCAAGATGCGGTGTATCAGCTGGAGCATAAAGCAGGAATGGTAGAGCCGATTGATAAAGATTCAGAGCAATTAGCACGTGCCATTAATAATGAGACTCGTATTATTATTACGACACTTCAAAAGTTCCCGTTCATTTTAGAAAAAGTAGCGGGCTTAGAGCGTAAAAAGTATGCGGTCATTATTGATGAGGCGCACTCATCCCAAGGTGGTAAAGCTTCAACTGCATTAACGAATGTGTTATCGGATAAAACGTTAGAAGCAGCTTATGAAGAAGACCGTATTGCGGAAGAAAATTTAGATGATGTGGATGAAAAAATCGTTGAAGCAATCATGAAAAGTGGTAAGCAAGATAACGTATCGTTCTTTGCTTTTACGGCGACACCAAAGCCGAAGACATTAGAGAAATTCGGTACGATTGGCATAGATGGTAAGCCTGCTGCATTCCATCAATACACAATGCGACAAGCAATTGAAGAAGGTTTTATTTTAGATGTACTTGAAAATTATACGACCTATAAAACGTTCTGGAAAATTGCAAAGACAGTTGACGATGATCCAGAGGTATCAAAAAAACAAGCTACGAAAAAGCTCGCACAATACGTGTCACTTCATCCACATAGCATCGCACAAAAAACAGAAATTATTATCGAGCATTATCGCAATTTCGTACAGCGCAAAATTGGCGGTCGTGCAAAGGCAATGGTTGTAACAGCAAGCCGTTTACACGCAGTACGTTACAAAATGGCTTTCGATAAGTATATTAATGAAATGGGGTACGATGATTTAAAAACAGTAGTTGCTTTTTCAGGTACAGTGAAAGATGGCGAGATTAATTATACCGAGCCAGAAATGAATCAGTTCTCTGAAAAAGAGTTGCCTGAAAAATTTAACTCTGATGAATACAAAGTGTTACTTGTAGCAGAGAAATATCAAACTGGATTTGATGAACCATTATTGCACACAATGTATGTAGACAAGCCATTAAGCGGTATTAAGGCGGTGCAAACGCTATCTCGTTTAAATCGTACATGCCCTGGAAAAGACGATACATTTGTTTTGGATTTTGTAAATGATCCAGAAGACATAAAAGCGTCTTTCCAGCCTTATTATGAATCTACAAGTCTATCAGAGATTTCTGATCCGAATATCCTTTATGATATGCAAGCTGAGCTAGAGCCATATCAGGTATTTACTGAAGATGAGGTGCAAAAGGTAAATAAGCTTGAAGTAACGGGTGGTGTGAAGAAGTCTACGAAGGCTCAAACTGAGTTAAATGCGGTTCTCGATAAAGGAGTGGAGCGTTTTAAAAAGCTTTCGGGAGAAGAACAATTCGCATTTAAACAAGTGGCTACGAAATTTACACGTACGTATGGCTTTGTACTGCAAGTTGTAACATTTATCGATTTAGATCTACACAAGCAATATATTTACCTGACGTACTTGTTACGTAAATTGCCACGTGATCGAGGAGATAAGGATGTTTACTTGGCGGATGATGTAGCACTTGAATACTACCGCAATCAAAAAGTATTCGAAGGTAGCATTGAGCTTGAGAAAATGGGTGGTGTAGAACTCGATCCACAGAAACACGGAGCTGGTGGTGCACCTGAAGATGAAAAAGTACGATTATCGAGTATTTTAGAGAAGTTAAATGAGCGATTTGGCACGCAATTCACAGAAACAGATTTGCTTTCTCGTGAGCAAGTAAAAGAAGACATGTTAAATGATGAAGACATTCGCCAAAAAGCAAAAAACAACACAAAAGAAAATTTTAAATTTGCCTTTGAAAAATCCTTTATGGACTTCGTTATTGACCGCATGAGTAGCAATCAGGAGTTCTTTATGAAGATACTGGAGAATGATGAATTTAAAACTGTGATTATGGAAGATATGATGGATGAGGTTTATGGTGTGGTGAATAGTTAG
- a CDS encoding restriction endonuclease subunit S, which translates to MSNKLWPKKKISWLFDVIGSGTTPSASNEMYYNSPDMAWLNTGDLTDSYIEKTSKYVSQQALDEISALTVFPKDSLVMAMYGATIGKLGITKYETTTNQACCVLSKPREVITKFIFYWLMGHRAEIINLSQGGGQPNISQGIIRDIRIAVPPVELQNKIVTFIDKKFEETNQLINKKEKMIKLLELHRQSIITEAVTKGLNPNVKMKDSGVEWIGKIPEHWEISKIKYQTDINKNTLAENTDSSYEMQYIDIGSVNSKGELSTLDKYRFSDAPSRARRKVKKGDTIVSTVRTYLKAIATIESEDENLVCSTGFAVLTARKAVREKYLSYLFKSTIYVDEIVSRSTGVSYPAINASEIGNLECLLPTLDEQKAIEIYIDKRLLEIDNLVKNIIKQIKKLKEYRQSLIYEAVTGKIDVRDMELEKVR; encoded by the coding sequence ATGAGTAATAAGCTATGGCCAAAGAAAAAAATATCATGGCTATTCGATGTAATAGGTAGTGGTACTACACCTTCAGCATCAAATGAAATGTATTATAACTCTCCAGATATGGCTTGGTTAAATACAGGTGATTTAACAGATAGTTATATAGAAAAAACATCTAAATACGTATCTCAACAAGCATTAGATGAAATTTCAGCCTTAACTGTTTTTCCTAAAGATTCTTTAGTTATGGCTATGTATGGGGCAACCATTGGTAAACTAGGTATAACTAAATATGAAACAACTACTAATCAAGCATGTTGTGTGTTATCAAAACCTAGAGAAGTTATTACTAAATTTATTTTTTATTGGTTAATGGGACATCGTGCAGAAATTATTAATCTTTCTCAAGGTGGAGGACAGCCGAATATTAGTCAAGGCATTATTCGAGATATCAGAATAGCTGTACCACCCGTAGAACTGCAAAATAAAATAGTAACTTTTATTGATAAGAAATTTGAAGAAACTAATCAATTAATTAATAAAAAAGAAAAGATGATAAAGCTTTTAGAACTACACCGCCAATCAATCATCACAGAAGCTGTTACAAAAGGTTTAAATCCGAATGTGAAAATGAAAGATTCAGGTGTTGAGTGGATTGGTAAGATTCCAGAGCATTGGGAGATTAGCAAAATTAAATATCAAACTGATATTAACAAAAATACATTAGCTGAAAATACAGATTCATCATATGAAATGCAATACATTGATATTGGGAGTGTTAATTCAAAAGGGGAATTGTCCACTCTTGACAAATATCGATTTTCGGATGCCCCTAGTCGTGCCAGAAGAAAAGTGAAAAAGGGCGATACAATTGTATCAACTGTTAGAACATATTTAAAAGCAATTGCTACTATTGAAAGTGAAGATGAAAATTTAGTATGCTCAACAGGTTTTGCTGTATTAACAGCAAGAAAAGCAGTTAGAGAAAAATATTTATCTTACTTATTTAAATCTACTATCTATGTTGATGAGATTGTGAGCAGATCTACAGGTGTAAGTTACCCTGCAATTAATGCATCTGAAATAGGAAACTTAGAATGTTTATTACCTACTCTAGATGAACAAAAGGCGATAGAAATTTATATTGATAAACGCTTGCTTGAGATAGATAATTTAGTAAAAAACATAATTAAGCAAATCAAAAAACTAAAAGAATACCGCCAATCCCTTATCTACGAAGCAGTAACAGGTAAAATCGATGTACGAGATATGGAACTTGAAAAAGTGAGGTGA
- a CDS encoding type I restriction-modification system subunit M — MINFQDKVSFIWSIAEILRGPYKPEDYGKIVLPLAVLRRFDCVLESTKEEVLAKAEQFASMKEDAREPILNRVSKQNFHNTSKYDFKKLLTDSDNIADNLRDYINGFSKVARDIMDHFDFDRQIDKLDQNNLLYLTIKRFSEIDLHPETVSNIEMGYIFEELIRRFNEHAEAGDHYTPREVIRLMTHLLFLHDDVSILKKPGLTQTLYDCAAGTGGMGSVAQDYLLSQNPTAHLEFFGQEINPESYAICKADLLIKGEDARNIRLGNTLSNDQFPRDKFDYLISNPPYGVDWKAYEKPIKEEHEKQGFKGRFGPGTPRTSDGQLLFLMHLLSKMKPVTAENPQGSRLAIIMNGSPLFTGDAGSGESDIRKYVLENDLVEGIVALPNDLFYNTGIATYIWILTNNKAPLHKGKVRLVNAVDFSKKMKKSMGSKRNEITEEQINEIVRLYGDAQPNEYVKIFDNKDFGYAKITVERPLRLNFQVNEERLARVAEEKGFANLAKSKKKGDAGHFEIEEGKKLQSQILYVLRTLENDKVYKNRDEFTKVVKDALKEAGISVGAPILKAILAGLSEKDETADVCMKNKTDIEPDTDLRDTENVPLKENIHDYFAREVLPHVPDAWIDESKTKIGYEIPFTRHFYKYTALRSSAEIMNEIRALEAEIQKQLKKVMG, encoded by the coding sequence ATGATTAACTTCCAAGACAAAGTAAGCTTCATTTGGTCAATCGCAGAGATTTTACGTGGACCATATAAACCAGAAGACTACGGTAAAATCGTTTTACCATTAGCAGTATTACGTCGTTTTGACTGTGTATTAGAGAGCACAAAAGAGGAAGTATTAGCAAAGGCAGAGCAGTTTGCTTCAATGAAAGAAGATGCTCGTGAACCGATTTTAAATCGTGTGTCAAAGCAAAACTTCCACAACACAAGTAAATATGATTTCAAAAAGCTATTAACAGATTCAGATAACATTGCTGATAACTTACGAGACTATATAAATGGTTTCTCAAAAGTGGCTCGTGATATTATGGATCACTTCGACTTTGACCGCCAAATTGATAAGCTCGATCAAAATAATTTGTTATATTTAACAATTAAACGCTTTAGTGAGATCGATTTACATCCAGAAACAGTGTCAAACATTGAGATGGGCTATATATTTGAAGAATTAATCCGTCGTTTCAATGAACATGCAGAAGCAGGGGATCACTACACACCACGTGAGGTAATTCGCCTAATGACGCATTTATTATTCTTACATGACGATGTAAGCATTTTAAAGAAGCCGGGTTTAACGCAAACATTGTATGACTGTGCAGCCGGTACAGGTGGTATGGGTTCTGTAGCACAAGACTATTTACTAAGTCAAAATCCAACAGCACACTTAGAGTTCTTCGGTCAAGAAATTAACCCAGAATCATATGCGATTTGTAAAGCGGACTTGCTGATTAAGGGGGAAGACGCACGTAACATTCGGTTAGGGAATACGTTATCAAACGACCAATTCCCGCGTGATAAATTCGATTACTTAATTTCAAATCCGCCATACGGCGTGGACTGGAAAGCGTATGAGAAGCCAATTAAAGAAGAACATGAGAAACAAGGTTTTAAAGGTCGATTTGGTCCGGGAACACCAAGAACGAGTGATGGACAGCTACTATTTTTAATGCACTTACTCTCAAAAATGAAGCCTGTCACTGCAGAAAATCCACAAGGCTCTCGTTTAGCCATCATTATGAATGGTTCGCCGTTATTTACAGGTGATGCAGGTTCTGGTGAAAGTGATATTCGTAAGTATGTGCTTGAAAACGACTTAGTAGAAGGCATCGTGGCACTGCCGAACGACCTTTTCTACAACACAGGTATTGCAACGTACATTTGGATTCTAACGAATAATAAAGCACCACTTCACAAAGGGAAAGTACGTTTAGTCAATGCCGTAGATTTCTCGAAAAAAATGAAGAAGTCGATGGGTAGTAAGCGTAACGAAATTACAGAAGAGCAAATTAATGAGATTGTTCGTTTATACGGTGATGCACAGCCAAATGAGTACGTGAAGATCTTTGATAATAAGGACTTCGGCTACGCAAAAATTACAGTCGAACGTCCATTACGCTTAAACTTCCAAGTAAATGAAGAGCGTCTTGCTCGTGTTGCAGAGGAAAAAGGTTTTGCAAACTTAGCAAAATCGAAGAAAAAAGGCGATGCAGGGCACTTTGAAATTGAAGAAGGTAAGAAGCTACAGTCGCAAATTTTATATGTTTTACGCACTTTAGAAAATGACAAAGTATATAAAAATCGTGACGAGTTCACGAAAGTAGTAAAAGATGCATTGAAAGAAGCGGGCATTTCGGTTGGTGCACCTATATTAAAAGCGATATTAGCTGGTCTATCTGAAAAAGATGAAACAGCTGACGTATGTATGAAAAATAAAACAGACATCGAGCCAGATACAGACTTACGTGATACAGAAAACGTACCGTTAAAAGAAAACATTCATGATTACTTTGCACGTGAAGTATTACCACATGTTCCAGATGCATGGATTGATGAATCAAAAACAAAAATCGGCTACGAAATTCCATTCACGCGCCATTTCTACAAATACACAGCATTACGTAGTTCAGCAGAAATTATGAATGAGATTCGTGCGTTAGAAGCAGAGATTCAAAAGCAGTTGAAGAAGGTGATGGGATGA
- a CDS encoding MOSC domain-containing protein, which produces MNRKIINLAVGKPKEYNWNNKIGFSGIGKSAVKSFKVEKSIIVGDDVANHKFHGGSDRVVCFYPFEHYSYWEEVFQKKLILPAFGENITATGMTEEQVCIGDIYKIGDTILQITQGRVPCVTISNYNEEKQLLKKVIETTLTGYFFRVLEEGTIKFDSEITLLEKHSKEISVSFATQILFHQKQDKASIEKILAVDALAEDWRNRFLKLL; this is translated from the coding sequence TTGAATCGAAAAATTATTAATTTAGCTGTTGGAAAACCGAAGGAATACAATTGGAATAATAAAATAGGGTTTTCTGGAATAGGGAAATCGGCTGTAAAATCCTTTAAAGTAGAAAAATCTATCATTGTTGGTGATGATGTTGCAAATCACAAATTTCACGGGGGATCAGACCGTGTAGTATGTTTCTATCCATTCGAGCATTACTCTTATTGGGAAGAAGTATTTCAAAAAAAGCTTATTCTACCTGCTTTTGGGGAAAATATTACTGCAACAGGTATGACGGAAGAACAGGTTTGTATTGGTGACATATATAAAATAGGGGATACTATTCTTCAAATAACACAAGGGAGGGTACCTTGTGTAACTATCTCCAATTATAACGAGGAAAAACAACTTTTAAAGAAAGTGATTGAAACGACTCTAACTGGTTACTTTTTTCGGGTATTGGAAGAGGGAACTATTAAGTTCGATTCGGAAATAACTCTTTTGGAAAAACACTCAAAAGAAATATCCGTTTCTTTTGCTACTCAAATTCTTTTTCACCAAAAACAGGATAAAGCATCAATTGAAAAGATATTGGCAGTTGATGCCCTTGCAGAGGACTGGAGGAATAGATTTTTAAAATTGTTATGA